The following are encoded together in the Thunnus maccoyii chromosome 18, fThuMac1.1, whole genome shotgun sequence genome:
- the LOC121884781 gene encoding dual specificity mitogen-activated protein kinase kinase 6-like produces MSLSKGGKKRNPGLKLAKEVFAQPAPAAAAPPRDLDSKACVTIGDQNFVVKADDLEQIAELGRGAYGVVDKMKHVPSGVIMAVKRIRATVNSLEQKRLLMDLDISMRTVDCFFTVTFYGALFREGDVWICMELMDTSLDKFYKKVIEKGKTIPEDILGKITVAIVKALEHLHSNLSVIHRDVKPSNVLINTQGQVKMCDFGISGHLVDSVAKTMDAGCKPYMAPERINPDLNQKGYSVKSDIWSLGITMIELAILKFPYDSWGTPFQQLKQVVDEPSPQLPADRFSPEFVDFISQCLRKKPNERPAYTELMQHPFFTLHDSKETDVASFVKVILDD; encoded by the exons ATGTCTCTGTCTAAAGGAG GGAAGAAGAGGAACCCAGGGCTGAAGCTGGCCAAAGAAGTGTTTGCACAGCCcgcaccagcagcagcagc GCCCCCTCGTGATCTTGACTCTAAAGCTTGCGTCACAATCGGAGATCAG AACTTTGTGGTGAAGGCAGATGACTTGGAGCAGATTGCAGAGTTGGGGAGGGGAGCGTACGGTGTGGTGGACAAGATGAAACATGTGCCCAGTGGTGTTATCATGGCTGTCAAG agGATTCGTGCCACAGTCAACAGTCTGGAGCAGAAGAGGCTTCTGATGGACTTGGATATTTCTATGAGGACAGTGGACTGCTTCTTTACTGTGACCTTCTATGGCGCCCTCTTCAGAGAG GGGGATGTTTGGATCTGTATGGAGCTGATGGACACCTCTCTGGATAAGTTCTATAAGAAGGTTATTGAGAAAGGCAAGACCATCCCAGAGGACATCTTGGGCAAGATCACAGTAGCA ATCGTCAAGGCATTAGAGCATCTGCACAGTAACCTGTCAGTTATACACAGAG ATGTGAAGCCCTCCAATGTTCTGATCAACACTCAGGGCCAAGTGAAAATGTGCGACTTTGGCATCAGTGGCCACTTGGTGGACTCTGTAGCCAAAACAATGGATGCAGGCTGCAAGCCCTACATGGCG CCTGAGCGGATCAACCCTGACCTCAACCAGAAGGGCTACAGTGTGAAGTCAGACATATGGAGTCTTGGTATCACGATG ATTGAGCTGGCCATTTTGAAATTCCCCTACGACTCCTGGGGCACCCCGTTCCAGCAGCTCAAACAGGTGGTGGATGAGCCGTCTCCACAGCTGCCCGCCGACCGGTTTTCCCCAGAGTTTGTAGACTTCATCTCCCAGTG TTTAAGAAAGAAGCCAAATGAGAGACCAGCTTATACAGAATTAATG CAACATCCGTTTTTCACCTTGCACGACTCCAAAGAGACAGACGTGGCCAGTTTTGTCAAGGTCATCCTGGATGACTGA